From the genome of Solidesulfovibrio carbinolicus, one region includes:
- a CDS encoding WbuC family cupin fold metalloprotein: MANTPSDPLFRRIGPGATESGHDRFAVVDAALLAAKAADARGNPRLRDMHRFHAADAENPHRMVNALQPGSYVRPHRHLSPAKSEAFVLLAGSLGHVVFADDGSFTADDCVVLDRERDVLAIDVRPGLWHGIVALAPDTAVFEVKPGPYAPLDDKDFAPFAPAEGSSGAAAYLADLEDRFRALMGLPPRPW; the protein is encoded by the coding sequence ATGGCTAACACGCCTTCCGATCCCCTTTTTCGCCGCATCGGCCCCGGCGCCACCGAATCCGGCCATGATCGGTTCGCCGTGGTCGATGCGGCGCTGCTTGCGGCCAAGGCCGCCGACGCCAGGGGCAATCCCCGGCTTCGGGACATGCACCGCTTCCACGCCGCCGACGCCGAAAATCCCCATCGCATGGTCAATGCGCTCCAGCCTGGGAGCTACGTGCGGCCGCACCGGCATTTGTCGCCAGCCAAGTCCGAGGCCTTCGTGCTGCTGGCCGGGAGTCTGGGACATGTGGTTTTTGCCGACGACGGGAGCTTCACGGCCGACGACTGCGTGGTGCTCGACCGGGAGCGGGACGTGCTGGCCATCGACGTGCGGCCGGGGCTGTGGCACGGCATCGTGGCCTTGGCCCCGGACACGGCCGTGTTCGAGGTCAAGCCCGGGCCTTACGCGCCCCTTGACGACAAGGATTTCGCGCCGTTCGCGCCGGCCGAGGGATCGTCCGGGGCGGCGGCCTATCTGGCCGACTTGGAAGACCGCTTCCGGGCGCTTATGGGCCTGCCCCCGCGCCCCTGGTAA
- a CDS encoding diguanylate cyclase, whose amino-acid sequence MEKVLIVEDSKVFARILIRKIEDELFFDACWASNFEEARYLIEENPDNHDYIVALLDLHLPDAADGRIVDYVIGKGIPSIVFTGDVDCAVRDRIWSKKVVDYVAKDSPDSLDYLCSLVRRVSLNKYIHVLVVDDSATVRRHLMRLLEAHEFIVHEAENGETALDAISRHPEIKVVIADYFMPGLDGVELTRRIRRLRRKDELAVIGISAYGNTILSARFIKNGANDFLNKPFSSEEFYCRVTQNLEMLEYIQKLRETAIRDPLTGLYNRRHFFEAAKTLHADLARGETPMTLAMIDIDFFKKVNDTYGHAAGDEVLKHVAQGLGNRFRGHDVAARLGGEEFCVLARGLSGQQAMAAFDDLRNSIERSKAKAGKSTIGVTVSIGICDKPHGSVDAMLAAADAALYKAKRTGRNRVLWAE is encoded by the coding sequence ATGGAAAAAGTCCTTATCGTCGAAGACAGCAAAGTCTTTGCCCGCATCCTTATCCGCAAGATCGAGGACGAACTCTTCTTCGACGCCTGCTGGGCCTCGAACTTCGAGGAAGCCCGCTACCTCATCGAGGAAAACCCCGACAACCACGACTACATCGTGGCCCTGCTCGACCTGCACCTGCCCGACGCCGCCGACGGCCGGATTGTCGATTATGTCATCGGCAAGGGCATCCCGTCCATCGTCTTCACCGGCGACGTGGACTGCGCCGTGCGCGACCGCATCTGGTCGAAAAAAGTCGTGGATTACGTCGCCAAGGACTCCCCCGACAGCCTGGACTATCTGTGCTCCCTGGTGCGCCGGGTATCGCTCAACAAATACATCCACGTCCTGGTGGTCGACGACTCAGCCACCGTGCGCCGCCATCTCATGCGCCTGCTCGAAGCCCACGAATTCATCGTCCACGAGGCCGAAAACGGCGAAACCGCCCTGGACGCCATCTCGCGCCACCCTGAGATCAAGGTGGTCATCGCCGACTACTTCATGCCGGGCCTGGACGGCGTGGAACTTACCCGCCGCATCCGCCGGCTGCGCCGCAAGGACGAACTGGCCGTCATCGGCATCTCGGCCTACGGCAACACCATCCTCTCGGCCCGGTTCATCAAGAACGGGGCCAACGATTTCTTGAACAAACCCTTTTCCAGCGAAGAATTCTACTGCCGGGTCACCCAGAACCTGGAAATGCTCGAATACATCCAGAAACTGCGCGAGACCGCCATCCGCGACCCCCTGACCGGCCTGTACAACCGCCGCCACTTCTTCGAGGCCGCCAAAACCCTCCACGCCGATCTGGCCCGGGGCGAAACGCCCATGACCCTGGCCATGATCGACATCGATTTTTTCAAAAAGGTCAACGACACCTACGGCCACGCCGCCGGCGACGAAGTCCTCAAGCACGTGGCCCAAGGCCTTGGCAACCGCTTCCGCGGCCATGACGTGGCCGCGCGCCTGGGCGGCGAGGAATTCTGCGTCCTGGCCCGGGGACTGTCCGGCCAGCAAGCCATGGCCGCCTTCGACGATCTGCGCAACAGCATCGAACGCTCCAAAGCCAAGGCCGGCAAGAGCACCATCGGCGTCACCGTCTCCATCGGCATCTGCGACAAACCCCACGGCTCCGTGGACGCCATGCTGGCCGCCGCCGACGCCGCCCTCTACAAAGCCAAACGCACCGGCCGCAATCGCGTGTTGTGGGCTGAGTAA
- a CDS encoding PAS domain-containing sensor histidine kinase encodes MAGLSPRQLAEALSVEGASALSGEPSRSLAEGLPLAVAVLDGQRRFVRGNARAREYFERQGMACHRVLRDGGESCQACPTGGGPAVIAPGAACVGLGPDGRDGVVCVFESGVWTVQEGLLPVLEHAPDSIFAVDRDFVVRYVNRAFLSLHGGQAGDYLGRHLGHIIGPAVLSRFHAAALEALHSGTPNSEELTLVHGGREREFLATRIPFLRDGLPLGVWGLLADITDRNTARRELDVSQRRYRALVENQTDLVVRLDPALRRTFVNANLAAHLGTPAETLIGGYFGDRLPEAETQALRRRLLELTPRAPTCELEHAMVLPSGEERRLHWSVRAIFDEAGRIGEYQALGRDISLVRRMERELSQSEAKFRDIFEHSAEGIFQFEPSGAVVACNPALARILGYASPEAVLAEPGDLFTRIQARQEDRLEFLRQLARHNRVYDFEMQVVRRDGRAAWLSVNARAVLDGDGRLVRVEGAARDITDRKRAEGERMLLVSAVDQSAEGLVIVSRDFRLEYANPAFAQIVAGGQGMLGRDALDGLLAPFLTESVRKMLGLGLRWSGRLRLTRPSGEEAVAEALISPVRDTAGQVVNHILLVRDMTYELDLERRLRQAEKLEAIGVLAAGVAHDFNNILTPILLNSELVLSDLPVLHPLRKPLSDVVLASERARELVRQLLAFSRQGEIAVSDLPLAPLVKETAKLVRGMAPAGVELKLEIGGEPYCVRADPAQMHQVLVNLCLNGVQAMVGGGRLEVGLAPVGGPPRPESGGIAAGAPLTTLAAGPYVRLWVEDTGHGMAPEVAERVFEPFFTTKKPGQGTGMGLAVVHGIVKSCGGAVILTTAQGKGSRFEVYLPRAAAPDACSAKPADGASR; translated from the coding sequence ATGGCCGGTTTATCGCCGCGTCAATTGGCCGAGGCCCTGTCCGTGGAGGGAGCGTCGGCGCTTTCGGGCGAACCGTCGCGCAGCCTGGCCGAGGGCCTGCCCCTGGCCGTGGCCGTGCTGGACGGGCAGCGCCGTTTCGTGCGGGGCAACGCCCGGGCCAGGGAATATTTTGAAAGGCAGGGCATGGCCTGCCATCGGGTGCTTCGAGACGGGGGGGAGAGCTGCCAGGCCTGTCCGACCGGGGGCGGGCCGGCCGTGATCGCGCCTGGGGCGGCCTGCGTCGGCCTTGGGCCGGACGGGCGGGACGGCGTGGTGTGCGTTTTCGAGTCCGGCGTTTGGACGGTCCAGGAGGGGCTTTTGCCGGTGCTCGAACATGCCCCGGATTCTATTTTTGCCGTGGACCGGGATTTTGTGGTGCGTTACGTCAACCGGGCTTTTCTCTCGCTGCACGGGGGACAGGCCGGGGATTACCTGGGCCGCCATTTGGGCCATATCATTGGGCCGGCCGTTTTGTCCCGTTTCCATGCGGCGGCCCTGGAGGCCTTGCACAGTGGCACGCCCAATTCCGAGGAATTGACGCTGGTCCACGGCGGCCGGGAGCGCGAGTTTCTGGCCACGCGCATCCCGTTTCTGCGCGACGGCTTGCCCCTGGGCGTGTGGGGCTTGCTCGCGGACATCACCGACCGCAACACGGCCCGGCGGGAACTCGACGTCAGTCAAAGGCGCTATCGGGCACTCGTGGAGAATCAGACCGATCTGGTGGTCCGCCTGGACCCGGCCCTGCGGCGGACCTTTGTCAACGCCAATCTGGCCGCGCACTTGGGCACGCCGGCTGAAACGCTCATTGGCGGGTATTTCGGCGACCGGTTGCCCGAGGCCGAGACCCAGGCCTTGCGCCGGCGACTGCTGGAACTGACGCCGCGAGCCCCGACCTGCGAGTTGGAGCACGCCATGGTCCTGCCTTCGGGCGAAGAACGCCGGCTGCACTGGTCGGTGCGGGCCATTTTCGACGAAGCCGGCCGTATTGGCGAATACCAGGCCCTGGGGCGCGACATTTCGCTTGTGCGCCGCATGGAGCGGGAACTGTCGCAAAGCGAAGCCAAGTTCCGCGACATCTTCGAGCATTCCGCCGAGGGCATTTTCCAGTTTGAACCCAGCGGAGCGGTTGTCGCCTGCAATCCCGCCCTGGCCCGCATCCTCGGCTACGCCTCGCCGGAAGCGGTCCTGGCCGAACCGGGCGACCTGTTCACCCGCATCCAGGCCCGGCAGGAGGACCGGCTGGAATTTTTGCGCCAGTTGGCCCGCCACAACCGGGTCTACGATTTCGAGATGCAGGTGGTGCGCCGCGACGGCCGGGCCGCCTGGTTGTCCGTCAATGCCCGGGCGGTGCTGGACGGCGACGGCCGATTGGTCCGGGTGGAGGGCGCGGCCCGGGACATCACCGACCGCAAGCGGGCCGAGGGCGAGCGTATGTTGCTCGTTTCGGCCGTGGACCAGAGCGCCGAGGGACTGGTCATCGTCAGTCGGGATTTTCGCCTGGAGTACGCCAATCCGGCCTTTGCCCAGATCGTGGCCGGCGGCCAGGGGATGCTCGGCCGCGACGCCCTGGATGGGCTTTTGGCCCCGTTTCTGACCGAGTCCGTGCGCAAGATGCTGGGGCTGGGGCTTCGCTGGTCGGGCCGGCTGCGTCTGACCCGTCCGAGCGGCGAGGAAGCCGTGGCCGAGGCGCTCATTTCCCCGGTGCGCGACACGGCCGGCCAGGTGGTCAACCATATCCTGCTGGTGCGCGACATGACCTACGAACTCGACCTGGAACGCCGGCTGCGCCAGGCCGAGAAACTGGAAGCCATCGGCGTGCTGGCCGCCGGGGTGGCCCACGATTTCAACAACATCTTAACGCCCATTTTGCTCAATTCCGAGCTGGTGCTGTCCGATTTGCCGGTGCTGCATCCCCTGCGCAAGCCGTTGTCCGACGTGGTGCTGGCCTCGGAGCGGGCGCGCGAACTGGTACGCCAGCTTTTGGCCTTCAGCCGTCAGGGCGAGATTGCGGTGTCCGACCTGCCTTTGGCCCCGCTGGTCAAGGAGACGGCCAAGCTGGTGCGCGGCATGGCCCCGGCCGGGGTGGAACTGAAGCTGGAGATCGGGGGGGAGCCGTACTGCGTGCGGGCCGATCCGGCCCAGATGCATCAGGTGCTGGTCAACTTGTGCCTCAACGGGGTGCAGGCCATGGTTGGGGGCGGCCGGCTGGAGGTGGGGCTGGCCCCGGTGGGCGGGCCGCCCCGGCCGGAAAGCGGCGGCATCGCCGCCGGCGCGCCCCTGACGACCCTGGCGGCGGGGCCGTATGTGCGGCTGTGGGTGGAAGACACCGGCCACGGCATGGCCCCGGAGGTGGCGGAGCGGGTGTTTGAACCCTTTTTCACCACCAAAAAGC